Proteins co-encoded in one Enterobacter sp. R4-368 genomic window:
- a CDS encoding DUF2339 domain-containing protein, translating into MDGLLLFGVVVLFLALVVVPIVAITAWRRSIATQNELQQLRQRLSILERQFSATPESRESTPVAVAEIAHPIKPVEIPQPVTPVENPWGRKVEPTAPAENPWGRKTETPAPVMSAPAIDEPAVTTKTPETASWGMVTSLVRWFMQGNPLAKLGVILLFIGLSFLLRYTVEYALFPLELRLAAVALAAIVLLGLGWRLRHKQTVFALILQGGAVGALYLTVFGAFRLWQMLPMTLAFVLLIVICAASVGLAVLQKALSLALLASLGGYLAPILLSTGGGSHIALFSFYLLLSVGILAISIWQHWRELNLLGMVFTFGVAGLWGMDNYRPEFYLSCQLFLMANILIFGVLSVALSLRAQRRGERIIDGVLLFAPPLAGFGMQYAITQHWHYGPAFSALGFGLFYLALAMLALKRFPATAKPLVLAALALGGAFATLAIPLALSARWTAMAWALEGLGILWLGAQQNLRRMSYSGSALLLLALCSALWAAADGINAVSTLLIFAVLSACWLAASWLWRGLRQEGSWLLLVGGIVFWVVALGGASQAALPTSVDNGFGVLTLLALSVWLWRAGSLRWSWPELGYARWLLWPGMAVMLVWQIMTQGHLLAAGWPNLAWCVALPAAFLLLYRERETIPARLSQGLHIALLWMLLLAAGTELWWFVDGLAWGNEPWQLGLPMAAGGVVIALALAAIRRQFWPWRVWPALYGALGLLPLIPVLLCLLVYANLSDGVVMGMTYLPIINPLEEGAAFALLGVWLYSRFAEAHYPAIAPQLWRARPWVLAALGFWWLNGVLLRLLAYYGDVAWESESLWQSRLIQTSFALFWMLIALVVMIRATRQHTRQQWLCGSVLLGVVLLKLMLVDSAGGGGLSRAIAFIGVAVLVLIVGYFSPLPPKAVREEDKGEEQ; encoded by the coding sequence ATGGATGGTCTTTTACTCTTTGGCGTGGTGGTGCTGTTTCTGGCACTGGTGGTGGTGCCCATTGTGGCTATCACCGCCTGGCGGCGCAGCATTGCCACCCAGAATGAACTGCAACAACTGCGTCAGCGGCTGAGCATACTGGAACGGCAGTTTTCGGCGACGCCGGAAAGCCGTGAATCAACGCCAGTGGCTGTGGCTGAAATTGCGCATCCCATTAAACCGGTTGAAATCCCTCAACCCGTTACGCCGGTAGAAAACCCGTGGGGGCGAAAAGTCGAACCGACCGCGCCGGCGGAAAACCCGTGGGGACGCAAAACCGAAACACCTGCGCCGGTTATGTCCGCGCCTGCTATTGACGAACCTGCCGTAACGACAAAAACACCGGAAACCGCATCGTGGGGAATGGTAACGTCGCTGGTGCGCTGGTTTATGCAGGGCAACCCGCTGGCAAAACTGGGCGTTATCCTGCTGTTTATCGGCCTCTCCTTCCTGCTGCGCTACACCGTGGAATATGCGTTGTTCCCGCTGGAACTGCGGCTGGCCGCCGTCGCGCTGGCGGCGATTGTGCTGCTCGGGCTTGGCTGGCGGCTGCGACATAAACAGACGGTCTTTGCCCTGATACTGCAAGGCGGCGCGGTTGGCGCACTCTATCTCACCGTCTTTGGCGCGTTTCGTCTGTGGCAGATGCTGCCGATGACGCTGGCCTTTGTGCTGTTAATTGTTATCTGTGCGGCGAGCGTTGGCCTGGCGGTACTGCAAAAAGCGCTGAGCCTGGCGTTGCTGGCAAGCCTTGGCGGCTATCTCGCGCCGATCCTGCTCTCTACCGGCGGCGGCAGCCATATTGCGCTCTTCTCGTTTTACCTGCTGCTGTCGGTGGGCATTCTCGCCATCAGTATCTGGCAGCACTGGCGCGAATTGAACCTGCTCGGCATGGTCTTCACTTTCGGCGTTGCCGGGCTGTGGGGAATGGATAATTATCGTCCGGAATTCTACCTCAGTTGCCAGCTGTTCCTGATGGCTAACATTCTCATCTTCGGTGTACTCAGCGTGGCGCTTTCGCTGCGCGCACAGCGCCGGGGCGAGCGCATTATTGACGGCGTTTTACTCTTTGCCCCGCCACTGGCGGGCTTTGGCATGCAGTACGCCATCACGCAACACTGGCATTATGGCCCGGCATTTAGCGCACTGGGCTTTGGTCTTTTCTACCTGGCGCTGGCGATGCTGGCGCTTAAACGCTTCCCGGCGACCGCAAAACCGCTGGTACTGGCGGCGCTGGCGCTCGGCGGCGCGTTTGCCACGCTCGCCATTCCGCTGGCGCTGTCGGCGCGCTGGACGGCGATGGCCTGGGCGCTGGAAGGGCTGGGGATTTTGTGGCTTGGCGCGCAGCAAAATCTGCGCCGCATGAGCTACAGCGGCAGCGCCTTACTGCTGCTGGCGTTGTGCAGCGCGCTGTGGGCGGCGGCGGACGGCATTAACGCCGTGTCGACGTTGCTGATCTTCGCCGTGCTCAGCGCATGCTGGCTGGCAGCCTCCTGGTTGTGGCGTGGTCTGCGGCAAGAGGGAAGCTGGCTATTGCTGGTGGGCGGCATCGTGTTTTGGGTCGTTGCCCTCGGCGGGGCGTCTCAGGCTGCGCTGCCAACCTCTGTCGACAACGGGTTTGGCGTGCTGACGTTGCTGGCGCTTTCCGTATGGTTATGGCGTGCGGGCAGCTTGCGCTGGTCGTGGCCGGAACTGGGTTACGCCCGCTGGCTGTTATGGCCGGGAATGGCAGTCATGCTGGTCTGGCAGATTATGACCCAGGGGCACCTGCTGGCAGCGGGCTGGCCGAATCTGGCCTGGTGTGTTGCGCTGCCTGCCGCGTTCCTGCTGCTTTATCGCGAGAGAGAAACGATACCCGCGCGGCTGTCGCAGGGGCTGCATATCGCGTTGTTATGGATGCTGCTACTGGCGGCAGGTACTGAGCTGTGGTGGTTCGTCGATGGGCTGGCGTGGGGGAACGAACCCTGGCAGCTCGGGCTGCCCATGGCGGCGGGTGGTGTGGTGATTGCGTTGGCACTGGCGGCTATTCGCCGTCAGTTCTGGCCGTGGCGCGTCTGGCCCGCGCTGTATGGCGCGCTGGGATTATTACCGCTGATCCCTGTGCTGCTGTGTTTGCTGGTGTATGCCAATCTGAGCGACGGGGTGGTGATGGGCATGACCTATCTGCCAATTATTAACCCGCTGGAAGAGGGCGCGGCGTTTGCACTGCTCGGCGTCTGGCTGTACAGCCGTTTTGCCGAAGCGCACTATCCGGCCATTGCACCGCAACTCTGGCGTGCGCGCCCGTGGGTGCTGGCGGCGCTTGGTTTCTGGTGGCTAAACGGGGTGTTACTGCGTCTGCTGGCTTATTACGGCGACGTGGCCTGGGAGAGTGAAAGCCTGTGGCAGTCGCGATTGATTCAGACCAGCTTTGCGCTGTTCTGGATGCTGATCGCGCTGGTGGTGATGATCCGCGCCACCCGTCAGCATACGCGCCAGCAATGGTTGTGCGGCAGTGTGTTGCTGGGCGTGGTGCTGCTCAAATTAATGCTGGTTGACAGCGCCGGCGGCGGTGGGCTTTCGCGAGCAATTGCCTTTATTGGCGTGGCGGTTCTGGTGCTGATTGTGGGGTATTTTTCACCCCTGCCGCCAAAAGCCGTGCGGGAAGAGGACAAGGGAGAAGAGCAATGA
- a CDS encoding DUF3999 family protein produces the protein MKKWHGLLLAALVTTAGAAISSEAVPDSPQDYAFGATLDLPQPASWYRVNLPQDTYAQSVWPDLRDVRVFNHDGERVPFTLETQRATARAPEPIALRVFPLDTSPVDTGTEGQNVVRLHSSSGVDIRIEGEPDEVVGQSYLLAFPENTQENFTLAQLKLAWSEPVKNWRGKVTLFFSSDMRNWTTLQQDIPVMELASGSDRLTLDQINLDQPMPADGVRYLLMVFDTPNLPVTITQVTARPGSEPTPLEQVEMAGREQRISPTEAQYQWTQPQPLSALSVRLAEEGVLPVAIDWRSSANGEWKPLSKTVLWALNGRVSAPLSLPGDVVQAVRITTLDARLPEALPQVTGSRDRQSLVFNAQGKGPFMLAWGNRAAAPAAVTMEGLIPEALRKQLDLTAIPEVQVQDRVALGGEERLTATSPADRQQTWKALLVWGVLLLGVAVLVWMALRIWREVKTRE, from the coding sequence ATGAAAAAGTGGCATGGATTACTACTGGCCGCACTGGTGACAACTGCAGGCGCGGCGATAAGCAGTGAAGCTGTTCCGGATTCACCACAGGATTACGCGTTTGGCGCGACACTCGATCTACCGCAACCGGCATCCTGGTATCGCGTCAATCTGCCGCAGGATACTTACGCGCAGAGCGTCTGGCCGGATCTGCGTGATGTGCGGGTGTTTAACCACGATGGCGAGCGTGTGCCGTTTACGCTGGAAACACAGCGTGCCACCGCGCGTGCGCCAGAGCCTATTGCGCTGCGCGTGTTCCCGCTGGATACGTCGCCGGTTGACACTGGCACAGAAGGTCAAAATGTGGTGCGTTTGCACTCCTCGTCCGGCGTCGATATTCGTATTGAGGGCGAGCCCGACGAGGTGGTCGGACAGAGCTATTTGCTGGCGTTCCCGGAAAATACGCAGGAAAACTTCACTCTCGCGCAACTGAAGCTGGCCTGGTCGGAGCCCGTAAAAAACTGGCGTGGCAAAGTGACGCTCTTTTTCAGCAGCGATATGCGCAACTGGACGACATTGCAGCAAGACATACCGGTGATGGAGCTGGCGAGCGGCAGCGATCGGTTGACGCTCGATCAGATTAACCTCGACCAGCCGATGCCTGCCGATGGTGTACGTTATTTGTTGATGGTGTTTGATACTCCGAACCTGCCAGTGACGATTACGCAGGTCACCGCGCGGCCTGGTAGTGAGCCAACACCGCTGGAACAGGTGGAAATGGCAGGCCGCGAACAACGGATTTCCCCAACCGAAGCGCAGTATCAGTGGACGCAACCGCAGCCATTAAGCGCGCTATCGGTGAGGCTTGCTGAAGAGGGCGTGTTGCCGGTGGCGATTGACTGGCGTAGCAGCGCCAATGGCGAGTGGAAACCGTTAAGTAAAACGGTGCTGTGGGCGCTTAATGGGCGTGTTTCCGCGCCGCTCAGCCTGCCAGGCGATGTCGTGCAGGCGGTGCGCATCACCACGCTTGATGCCCGTTTACCCGAAGCATTGCCGCAGGTGACCGGCAGCCGCGACCGACAATCGCTGGTCTTTAATGCGCAGGGCAAGGGGCCGTTTATGCTGGCGTGGGGTAACCGTGCAGCGGCGCCTGCTGCGGTGACAATGGAAGGCCTGATCCCGGAAGCGTTGCGTAAACAGCTCGATCTTACGGCGATACCGGAAGTGCAGGTGCAGGATCGGGTGGCGCTTGGCGGCGAGGAACGGCTAACGGCGACATCACCAGCAGATCGCCAGCAGACGTGGAAAGCTTTGCTGGTGTGGGGTGTCTTACTGTTGGGGGTTGCGGTGCTGGTATGGATGGCTCTGCGTATCTGGCGTGAAGTAAAGACACGCGAATAG
- a CDS encoding peroxiredoxin C yields MVLVTRQAPDFTAAAVLGSGEIVENFNFKQHTNGKATVLFFWPMDFTFVCPSELIAFDKRYEEFKSRGVEVVGVSFDSEFVHNAWRNTPVEKGGIGAVKYAMVADIKREIQQAYGIEHPDAGVALRGSFLIDKNGIVRHQVVNDLPLGRNIDEMLRMVDALQFHEEHGEVCPAQWEKGKEGMNASPDGVAKYLSENVSSL; encoded by the coding sequence ATGGTACTGGTTACTCGTCAGGCACCGGATTTTACTGCCGCAGCCGTTCTGGGCAGCGGTGAAATTGTTGAAAACTTCAACTTCAAACAGCACACCAACGGTAAAGCGACCGTGCTGTTCTTCTGGCCGATGGACTTCACCTTCGTTTGCCCGTCTGAACTGATCGCTTTTGACAAACGTTACGAAGAGTTCAAAAGCCGCGGTGTGGAAGTGGTCGGTGTCTCTTTCGACTCCGAGTTTGTTCACAACGCATGGCGTAACACGCCGGTTGAGAAAGGCGGTATCGGCGCGGTGAAATACGCGATGGTCGCTGACATCAAACGTGAAATTCAGCAGGCTTACGGTATCGAGCATCCGGACGCGGGCGTTGCCCTGCGTGGTTCTTTCCTGATCGACAAAAACGGCATCGTGCGCCACCAGGTCGTCAATGACCTGCCGCTGGGCCGTAACATCGATGAAATGCTGCGCATGGTTGACGCGCTGCAGTTCCACGAAGAGCACGGCGAAGTGTGCCCGGCTCAGTGGGAAAAAGGTAAAGAAGGGATGAACGCCTCTCCGGACGGCGTGGCAAAATACCTGAGCGAAAACGTCTCCAGCCTGTAA
- the acpH gene encoding ACP phosphodiesterase, whose protein sequence is MNFLAHLHLAHLADSSLPGNLLADFVRGNPQDLYPMEIVDGIQMHRRIDVMTDNLPEVKTAREWFRPETRRVAPITLDVMWDHFLSRHWAQISSDFPLEDFVRYARAQVATILPDSPPRFVNLNNYLWSERWLERYREMAFIQNVLNGMANRRPRLDALRDSWQDLDANYAALESQFWAFYPRMMAQAKDQQL, encoded by the coding sequence ATGAATTTTTTAGCACACCTGCACTTAGCCCATCTTGCCGACAGTTCCCTGCCCGGCAACCTGCTGGCGGATTTTGTTCGCGGCAACCCACAAGACCTCTACCCGATGGAGATCGTTGACGGGATCCAGATGCATCGCCGTATCGACGTCATGACCGACAACCTGCCGGAAGTCAAAACCGCCCGCGAGTGGTTCCGCCCGGAAACCCGCCGGGTTGCGCCGATCACGCTGGATGTGATGTGGGATCACTTCCTCTCCCGCCACTGGGCGCAAATCTCGTCGGATTTCCCGCTGGAGGATTTTGTTCGCTACGCCCGTGCGCAGGTGGCGACGATCCTGCCTGATTCTCCGCCGCGATTTGTTAATTTGAACAATTACCTTTGGTCAGAGCGCTGGCTGGAGCGCTACCGCGAGATGGCCTTTATCCAGAATGTGCTTAACGGCATGGCGAACCGTCGCCCGCGGCTGGACGCACTGCGTGACTCCTGGCAGGATCTGGACGCCAACTACGCCGCACTGGAGTCGCAATTCTGGGCGTTCTATCCGCGCATGATGGCGCAGGCCAAAGATCAGCAGCTTTAA
- the queA gene encoding tRNA preQ1(34) S-adenosylmethionine ribosyltransferase-isomerase QueA, whose translation MRVADFSFELPESLIAHYPQPERSSCRLLSLDGPTGALTHGTFTDLLDKLNPGDLLVFNNTRVIPARLFGRKASGGKIEVLVERMLDDKRILAHIRASKAPKPGAELLLGDAEDIQATMVARHDALFEVEFHDERPVLDILNAIGHMPLPPYIDRPDEDADRELYQTVYSEKPGAVAAPTAGLHFDEPLLERLRNKGIEMAFVTLHVGAGTFQPVRVDSIEDHIMHSEYAEVPQKVVDAVLAAKARGNRVVAVGTTSVRSLESAAQAAKKDLIEPFFGDTQIFIYPGYQYRVIDALVTNFHLPESTLIMLVSAFAGYQHTMNAYRAAVAEKYRFFSYGDAMFITYNPQAILERP comes from the coding sequence ATGCGCGTTGCCGATTTTTCCTTTGAATTGCCCGAATCCCTGATTGCCCACTATCCGCAGCCTGAGCGCAGCAGTTGCCGCTTACTGTCGCTGGATGGCCCGACAGGCGCGCTGACGCACGGTACTTTCACCGATTTGCTCGACAAGCTCAACCCCGGCGATCTGCTGGTGTTTAATAACACCCGCGTAATTCCTGCACGCCTGTTCGGTCGTAAAGCCAGCGGCGGCAAGATTGAGGTGCTGGTTGAGCGTATGCTCGACGATAAACGTATTCTGGCACATATTCGCGCATCTAAAGCGCCGAAACCGGGCGCGGAACTGCTGCTGGGTGATGCGGAAGATATTCAGGCGACGATGGTGGCGCGGCATGACGCGCTGTTCGAAGTCGAATTTCACGACGAACGCCCGGTGCTGGATATCCTTAACGCAATCGGCCATATGCCGCTGCCGCCCTATATTGACCGCCCGGATGAAGACGCGGACCGTGAACTCTACCAGACCGTGTACAGCGAGAAGCCTGGCGCGGTGGCCGCACCGACGGCAGGGTTGCATTTTGATGAACCACTTCTGGAACGTCTGCGTAATAAAGGCATCGAGATGGCGTTTGTGACGCTGCATGTGGGGGCGGGAACTTTTCAGCCAGTGCGCGTAGACAGCATTGAAGACCACATTATGCATTCCGAATACGCCGAAGTGCCGCAAAAGGTTGTTGACGCGGTGCTGGCGGCAAAAGCGCGCGGCAATCGGGTTGTCGCCGTGGGAACCACGTCCGTGCGTTCGCTGGAAAGCGCCGCGCAGGCAGCAAAAAAAGATCTGATCGAGCCGTTCTTCGGCGATACGCAGATTTTCATTTATCCGGGTTACCAGTACCGGGTGATTGATGCGCTGGTCACCAACTTCCACTTGCCGGAATCGACACTGATCATGCTGGTTTCCGCCTTCGCCGGGTACCAACACACCATGAATGCGTACCGCGCCGCAGTTGCAGAGAAATATCGCTTTTTTAGTTACGGGGATGCGATGTTTATCACGTACAATCCGCAAGCCATTTTAGAGCGTCCTTAA
- the tgt gene encoding tRNA guanosine(34) transglycosylase Tgt encodes MKFELDTTDGRARRGRLVFDRGVVETPAFMPVGTYGTVKGMTPEEVEATGAQIILGNTFHLWLRPGQEIMKLHGDLHDFMQWKGPILTDSGGFQVFSLGDIRKITEAGVHFRNPINGDPIFLDPEKSMEIQYDLGSDIVMIFDECTPYPADWDYAKRSMEMSLRWAKRSRERFDGLGNKNALFGIIQGSVYEDLRDISVKGLVEIGFDGYAVGGLAVGEPKEDMHRILEHVCPQIPADKPRYLMGVGKPEDLVEGVRRGIDMFDCVMPTRNARNGHLFVTNGVVKIRNAKYKSDTGPLDSECDCYTCRNYSLAYLHHLDRCNEILGARLNTIHNLRYYQRLMAGLRKAIEEGKLESFVADFYQRQGRSVPPLNVD; translated from the coding sequence ATGAAATTTGAACTGGATACCACTGACGGACGCGCCCGCCGCGGTCGTCTGGTGTTTGATCGCGGCGTGGTTGAAACGCCCGCGTTTATGCCTGTAGGCACTTACGGCACCGTAAAAGGGATGACGCCGGAAGAAGTTGAAGCCACCGGCGCGCAGATTATCCTTGGCAACACCTTCCACCTGTGGCTGCGCCCGGGTCAGGAGATCATGAAGCTGCACGGCGATCTGCACGACTTTATGCAGTGGAAAGGCCCAATCCTTACCGATTCCGGCGGTTTCCAGGTGTTCAGCCTTGGCGACATCCGCAAGATCACCGAAGCGGGCGTGCACTTCCGTAACCCGATCAACGGCGATCCTATTTTCCTCGATCCCGAAAAATCGATGGAGATTCAGTACGATCTCGGTTCCGATATCGTGATGATCTTCGACGAATGTACGCCGTATCCGGCGGACTGGGATTACGCGAAACGCTCTATGGAGATGTCCCTGCGCTGGGCGAAACGCAGCCGTGAGCGTTTTGATGGGCTGGGTAACAAAAACGCGCTGTTCGGTATTATTCAGGGCAGCGTTTACGAAGATTTACGCGATATCTCGGTCAAAGGTCTGGTAGAGATTGGCTTTGATGGCTACGCTGTCGGCGGTCTGGCTGTGGGCGAGCCGAAAGAAGATATGCACCGTATTCTGGAGCATGTCTGCCCGCAAATCCCCGCAGACAAACCACGATACCTGATGGGCGTTGGTAAACCAGAAGATCTGGTTGAAGGCGTGCGACGCGGCATTGATATGTTTGACTGCGTGATGCCGACGCGCAACGCCCGTAACGGTCACCTGTTTGTGACCAATGGCGTGGTGAAAATCCGTAACGCGAAATATAAAAGCGATACCGGCCCGCTTGATAGCGAGTGTGATTGCTATACCTGTCGCAATTATTCTCTTGCTTACTTGCATCATCTCGACCGTTGCAACGAAATATTGGGCGCGCGTCTCAATACCATTCATAACCTGCGGTATTATCAGCGTTTAATGGCTGGTTTACGCAAGGCTATCGAAGAGGGTAAATTAGAGAGCTTCGTCGCGGATTTTTACCAGCGTCAGGGGCGGTCTGTACCACCTTTGAACGTTGATTAA
- the yajC gene encoding preprotein translocase subunit YajC: protein MSFFISDAVAAAGAPAAQSQWTLIPMLVVFGLIFYFMILRPQQKRTKEHKKLMDSIAKGDEVLTNGGLIGRVTKVADTGYIAIALNDTTEVVIKRDFVAAVLPKGTMKAL, encoded by the coding sequence ATGAGCTTTTTTATTTCTGATGCGGTAGCAGCAGCAGGCGCACCGGCAGCCCAAAGCCAGTGGACGTTGATTCCGATGCTGGTGGTGTTCGGTCTGATTTTTTACTTCATGATCCTGCGCCCGCAGCAAAAACGCACGAAAGAGCATAAAAAGCTGATGGACTCCATCGCCAAAGGTGATGAAGTGCTGACCAATGGTGGTCTGATCGGCCGCGTGACCAAAGTAGCAGACACTGGCTACATTGCTATCGCACTGAACGACACCACCGAAGTGGTAATCAAACGTGACTTCGTAGCTGCCGTTCTGCCGAAAGGCACGATGAAGGCGCTGTAA
- the secD gene encoding protein translocase subunit SecD, with product MLNRYPLWKYIMLVVVIIVGLLYALPNLYGEDPAVQITGVRGVAASEQTLIQVQNDLQKEKINAKSVALEEGAILARFDSTDTQLRAREVLVSALGDQYVVALNLAPATPRWLTAIKAEPMKLGLDLRGGVHFLMEVDMQTALSKLQEQNMDSLRSDLRDKGIPYTTVRKEDNYGLSIQFRDSAARDQANAYLTARHRDLVISNQGDNVLRAVMSDARLSEAREYAVQQNINILRNRVNQLGVAEPLVQRQGADRIVVELPGIQDTARAKEILGATATLEFRLVNSSVDASAAAAGRVPGDSEVKQTREGQPVVLYKRVILTGDHITDSTSSQDEYNQPQVNISLDSAGGNIMSNFTKDNIGKPMATLFVEYKDSGKKDANGRAVLVKQEEVINIANIQSRLGNSFRITGISNPNEARQLSLLLRAGALIAPIQIVEERTIGPTLGSQNITQGLEACLAGLVVSIIFMIFFYKKFGLIATSALIANLVLIVGIMSLLPGATLTMPGIAGIVLTLAVAVDANVLINERIKEELSNGRSVQQAIHEGYQGAFSSIFDANVTTLIKVLILYAVGTGSIKGFAITTGIGVATSMFTAIVGTRAIVNLLYGGKRINKLSI from the coding sequence GTGTTAAACCGTTATCCTTTGTGGAAGTACATTATGCTGGTCGTCGTCATTATCGTCGGCCTGCTTTACGCACTTCCCAACCTGTATGGTGAGGATCCGGCTGTTCAGATCACTGGCGTGCGCGGTGTCGCCGCCAGTGAGCAAACGCTGATCCAGGTCCAGAACGATCTACAAAAAGAAAAAATCAACGCGAAGTCTGTGGCACTGGAAGAGGGCGCGATTCTTGCTCGCTTCGATTCTACTGATACGCAGCTGCGCGCCCGTGAAGTGCTGGTCAGCGCATTAGGCGATCAGTATGTTGTCGCGCTTAACCTTGCTCCGGCAACACCACGCTGGTTGACCGCCATTAAAGCCGAACCGATGAAACTCGGTCTCGATCTGCGCGGCGGTGTGCACTTCCTGATGGAAGTGGATATGCAAACAGCGCTCAGTAAACTGCAGGAACAAAACATGGACAGCCTGCGCAGCGATCTGCGCGACAAAGGCATTCCTTACACCACCGTGCGTAAGGAAGATAACTATGGCCTGAGCATTCAGTTCCGCGACAGCGCGGCGCGCGATCAGGCGAATGCTTACCTGACAGCCCGCCACCGCGATCTCGTTATCTCCAATCAGGGCGACAACGTACTGCGCGCCGTGATGAGCGATGCTCGTCTGAGCGAAGCCCGCGAATATGCCGTTCAGCAGAACATCAATATTCTGCGTAACCGTGTAAACCAACTGGGCGTGGCTGAGCCACTGGTACAGCGCCAGGGCGCTGACCGTATCGTGGTTGAGCTGCCGGGGATTCAGGATACCGCGCGTGCGAAAGAGATTCTGGGTGCTACTGCGACGCTGGAATTCCGCCTCGTTAACAGCAGTGTGGATGCTTCCGCCGCCGCCGCTGGCCGTGTACCGGGTGACTCCGAAGTGAAACAGACGCGCGAAGGTCAGCCCGTTGTGCTGTACAAACGCGTGATCCTGACCGGTGACCATATCACCGACTCCACGTCCAGCCAGGATGAGTACAACCAACCGCAGGTTAACATTTCACTGGATAGCGCGGGTGGCAACATCATGTCTAACTTCACTAAGGACAATATCGGTAAACCGATGGCGACCTTGTTTGTGGAGTACAAAGACAGCGGTAAAAAAGATGCCAACGGACGTGCGGTGCTGGTGAAACAGGAAGAGGTGATTAACATCGCCAATATCCAGTCTCGCCTTGGCAACAGCTTCCGTATTACCGGTATCAGCAACCCGAACGAAGCGCGTCAGCTCTCCCTGCTGCTGCGTGCCGGTGCGCTGATTGCGCCGATTCAGATTGTTGAAGAACGCACCATTGGCCCAACGCTTGGTTCGCAGAACATCACGCAGGGTCTGGAAGCGTGCCTGGCAGGTCTGGTGGTTTCCATCATCTTTATGATCTTCTTCTATAAGAAGTTTGGTCTGATCGCCACGTCCGCGCTGATTGCCAACCTGGTGTTAATTGTCGGCATTATGTCGCTGTTGCCTGGCGCAACGCTGACGATGCCGGGGATTGCGGGTATCGTGTTAACCCTTGCGGTGGCGGTGGATGCTAACGTCTTGATAAACGAACGTATTAAAGAAGAGCTGAGCAATGGCCGTTCGGTGCAGCAGGCGATTCATGAAGGTTATCAGGGCGCGTTTTCATCCATTTTCGATGCGAACGTCACCACGTTGATCAAAGTGCTTATCCTTTACGCGGTAGGTACTGGTTCAATTAAAGGGTTTGCGATCACTACCGGTATCGGTGTGGCGACCTCAATGTTCACCGCTATTGTCGGTACCCGTGCCATCGTCAACCTGTTGTACGGCGGCAAACGCATTAACAAGCTGTCTATCTGA
- the secF gene encoding protein translocase subunit SecF, translating into MAQDYTVEQLNHGRKVWDFMRWDNWAFIISGALLILSIVVMGVRGFNWGLDFTGGTVIEISLEKPADMDLMRDALEKAGFQEPLLQNFGSSRDIMVRMPPAQGETGGQVLGSKVVSVINEATSQNAAVKRIEFVGPSVGADLAQTGGMALLVALISILVYVGFRFEWRLAAGVVIALAHDVIITMGVLSLFQIEIDLTIVASLMSVIGYSLNDSIVVSDRIRENFRKIRRGTPYEIFNISLTQTLHRTLITSGTTLVVILMLYLFGGAMLKGFSLTMLIGVSIGTASSIYVASALALKMGMKREHLLQQKVEKEGADQPSILP; encoded by the coding sequence GTGGCACAGGATTATACTGTTGAACAATTGAACCACGGCCGTAAAGTCTGGGACTTTATGCGCTGGGACAACTGGGCTTTTATCATTTCCGGCGCGCTGCTGATCCTCTCCATCGTTGTGATGGGCGTTCGCGGCTTTAACTGGGGCCTGGATTTTACCGGTGGTACGGTTATCGAAATCTCGCTGGAAAAACCAGCGGATATGGATTTGATGCGTGACGCGCTGGAGAAAGCGGGCTTCCAGGAGCCGCTGCTGCAAAACTTCGGTAGCAGCCGCGACATCATGGTACGTATGCCGCCTGCTCAGGGCGAAACCGGTGGCCAGGTGCTGGGAAGTAAAGTCGTTAGCGTGATTAACGAAGCGACCAGCCAGAATGCTGCTGTAAAACGTATTGAGTTTGTCGGTCCGAGCGTGGGCGCAGATCTGGCGCAGACCGGTGGGATGGCGCTGCTGGTCGCGTTGATCAGTATTCTGGTTTATGTCGGTTTCCGCTTTGAGTGGCGTCTGGCGGCGGGCGTGGTTATCGCGCTGGCGCACGACGTTATTATCACGATGGGCGTACTCTCGCTGTTCCAGATTGAGATTGACCTGACCATCGTGGCGTCGCTGATGTCGGTAATTGGTTACTCGCTTAACGACAGCATCGTGGTATCTGACCGTATTCGTGAGAACTTCCGCAAGATCCGCCGCGGTACGCCATACGAGATCTTTAACATCTCTCTGACGCAAACATTGCACCGTACGTTGATCACGTCCGGTACGACGTTAGTCGTGATTTTGATGCTTTATCTCTTTGGCGGCGCAATGCTGAAGGGCTTCTCACTGACCATGCTTATCGGTGTTTCCATCGGTACGGCTTCGTCTATCTATGTCGCGTCTGCTCTGGCGCTGAAAATGGGGATGAAGCGCGAGCATTTACTGCAGCAGAAAGTGGAAAAAGAAGGGGCGGATCAGCCGTCTATTCTGCCGTAA